The segment CGGCACGGGCCGCTCTCACCGTGGCCTGAATTCGCCCTCGACAGGGGGGCCGTTTCGACAGAAGCGGCCCCCCTGTCGACGTCCGGGAGTCACTCGCTGCGATGACAACGTCGTCACTCCGGAAGTGATCAAGAACCGTGCGAGGGCGCGGGTTCACGGGCCCCAGGGCTGCGGTATGGTCTGCCAACCCTTGGCATGGCAGATCGAGGAGCGTGCGCGTGTTCAACCGGAACCGATCCTTGCAGCAGATGGCGGCGATCGTGTCCATATCCCTGGTGGCCGGATGCAGCCTCCTGGGAGAGGAGAGCTCCGACGACGCCGGACCGATCGTCGTGGGCACGACCAGTGCGCCCAGCACGCTCGATCCCGCCGCCGCCTGGGACGGCTCCTGGGAGCTGTTCCGCAACATCTACCAGACGTTGCTGAGCTACCCCAACGGAGCGACGAGCCCCCAGCCGGACGCCGCGAAGTCCTGCACCTTCACGGACGCCACGAGCCGCACCTACAAGTGCGAGCTGCGCGAGGGACTCAAGTTCTCCAACGGCGACCCGCTGGACGCGAAGGCCGTGAAGTACTCGATCGACCGGATCCGGACGATCAACGCGGCCACCGGACCCAACGGCCTCCTGGGCAGCCTGGACAGCGTCGAGACGAAGGGCGCCGCCGAGGTCCTCTTCCGCCTCAAGGAGGCCGACGCGACCTTCCCGTTCGTGCTGGCCACGCCCGGCATGTCCATCGTCGACCCCGACGACTACCCGGCGAAGGGCCTGCGCAAGGAGGACGGCATCGTCGGCTCCGGACCGTACCGCCTCCAGTCGTACGACGAGGGCAAGCAGTCCGTCCTCGTCCGCAACGACAACTACAAGGGCCTCGCCGAGCGCAAGAACGACGCGGTGACCATCCGCTACTTCCAGGACTCCGGCGAGATGGTCAAGGCCCTGCGCGGCCACGACATCGACATCACCTACCAGGGCCTCGCCGCCGACGACATCGTCGCCCTGGACACCAAGAGCGCCGCCAACGAGGGCCTCCAGCTCATCGAGGGCGCCGGCAGCAACATCAACTACCTGGTGTTCAACCCCAAGGACCCGTGGTCCGACAAGCTCGCCGTGCGCAGGGCCGTCGCCCAGGTCGTGGACCGGGCCGCGATCGCCCACGAGGTCTACAAGGACACCGTCGAGCCGCTGTACTCCATGGTCCCCTCCGGCCTCACCGGACACACGACCAGCTACTTCGACTCGTTCGGCGAGCCCAGCAAGGCCAAGGCGCGCGAGATCCTGACCAAGGCCGGCATCACCGAGACCGTCCCGCTCACCCTCTGGTACACGACCGACCGCTACGGCTCCGACACCGCGCTCGAGTTCAAGGAGATCAAGCGCCAGCTCGACGCCTCCGGCCTGTTCTCGGTCACCCTCAAGAGCCGCCCCTGGAACACCTACGTGGTCGGCTACCAGAAGGGCGAGTACCCGGTGTTCGGACGCGGCTGGGCCCCCGACTTCCCCGACCCGGACAACTTCGTCGCGCCCTTCGTCGGCGACCAGAACGCGCTCGGCACGCCCTACCCGGCGAAGGAGATCACCCAGGTCCTGCTGCCCCGCTCCCGTCAGGAGAGCGACCGCGCCAGGGTGGTGCAGGACTTCGAGGACGCCCAGCAGGTCCTCGTCGAGGACGCCCGGCTGCTGCCGCTGTGGCAGGGCAAGCAGTACCTCGCCTCGTCCGAGGACGTCTCCGGCGGAGAGCGGTCCCTGGACCCGTCGACGATCATGATGATGTGGGAGCTCAGCCGCAAGACCAGCTGGTGACCTGCGCCCGACCGGTCCCCGCGACCGGTTGTCAGTGGTCGCCTGTAGGTTCTGTGCTCTGCAAGTGACCGCACGACACAAGGACGTTGACGTGACCGACATCGCCATGCTGCCCGAGTCCTGGCGCGGGGTTCTGGGCGACGAACTCCAGCAGCCCTACTTCAAGGAGCTGACGGAGTTCGTCGAGGGGGAGCGCGCGGCGGGTCCCGTCTATCCCCCGCGCGAGGAGGTCTTCGCCGCGCTCGACGCCACGCCGTACGAGCGGGTGAAGGTCCTCGTCCTCGGCCAGGACCCGTACCACGGCGAGGGCCAGGGGCACGGCCTGTGCTTCTCGGTGCGCCCGGGCGTGAAGATCCCGCCGTCCCTGCGCAACATCTACAAGGAGATGCACGCCGAGCTGGGCACGCCGATCCCCGACAACGGCTACCTGATGCCGTGGGCACGCCAGGGCGTCCTGCTGCTCAACGCGGTCCTCACCGTCCGCTCCGGCGAGGCGAACTCGCACAAGGGCAAGGGCTGGGAGAAGTTCACGGACGCGGTCATCCGCGCCGTGGCCGACCGGCCCGACCCGGCCGTCTTCGTCCTGTGGGGCAACTACGCGCAGAAGAAGCTGCCCCTCATCGACGAGACCCGGCACATCGTGGTCAAGGGCGCCCACCCCTCGCCCCTGTCGGCGAAGAAGTTCTTCGGCTCGCGCCCGTTCACCCAGATCGACGCGGCGGTCGCCCAGCAGGGCCACGAGCCGATCGACTGGACCGTCCCGAACCTCGCCGACCAGGCCTGACCCGCCCCGCACGCCGGTCCTGCCGCCGGGCCGGTTCCACCGCGGACCGGCACGGTGCCGCCTGACCGCGATCGCGGACACCTGCGGCTAGCGTCGTCGCAACGACGCAAGGAGGCCGAGGGTGGCGGAGCGACAGGGGCAGACGGTGCCGGACGCCCTGCTGACGCGGATCGGGCAGGTCGTGATGCTCCACCACGGAGGAGACCGCGAGGAGGCCCGGCGCAGGCTCCTCGCCCTGTGGACGGAGATCGGCGAGGACGGCGCACCGCTGCACCGCTGCACCCTCGCGCACTACCTGGCCGACACCCACGACGACCCCTCGGACGAGCTGGCCTGGGACCTGCGGGCCCTGTCGGCGGCGCAGGAGCACGCCGGCTCGGTCGAGGTGCGGGCCCTGTACCCCTCGCTGCATCTCAACCTGGCCGCGGACTACCTCAAGCTCGGCCGCGCCGAGGCCGCCCGCAGCCATGTGCGCAGGGCACGCACGGCCGCCGTGGCGCTGCGCGACGACAGCTACGGGGACGGCGTCCGCGCGGCCATCAGCAGGATGGAGCTGCGCCTCGGCGAGGGCCGCGGCGAGTCCGGTGACGCGGGCCGGGGCGGGCGCGAGGGACACGGGGAGTGGGACCGGGAGTGGTGAGACCGGCGCGGCGCACCGCCGGCACGCAAGCCACCGGAGGAACCGGCAGCACGGAAGGGACCGAAGGCACGGAGGGCGCCAAGGCGCCGGCCCGTGGTCCCCGGCGCCTCCCGGGTCTCTCGCCGCCCACTCTCACGGCCCTCTCTCACCGCCCGTAGACCTGCCCGCAGGCCACCGCCTCCGGACTGTCGCTGCGCCAGCCGCCGTACCGCCGGCCGAGCCCGCACACATCGGTGTTGCGCCGGACCTCCTCCTCCACGTCGGGGATCCGCACCCGCGGCTGCCCGTGCCGCCGGCCGCGCTCCGGACCGGTGGCGGGCCGGTGCCGCGGGCGGGTCCACGGCGCGGGCGGCCGCTGCGCGCCGCCGCCGGCCCCCGTGACCGGCGCGGACCGCCGCGGTGCCGGTGCGGCCGGTCCGGGCTCGCGGGGCGGCCCGACCCTCTCCAGTGCCTCACGGGCCGGCGCCTGCACGACCTGCACCTCGGTCCTCCCCTCCGGCCGCGGCACGGACGGCTCGGACGGTGTCACGGCCGGTCCGGGGGCGGCCGGATGATGAAGGGTCATGCAGCCCGTGAGGGCCGAGACGGCCACGGTGACCAGGAGCGCTGCGGTAGTCGTCGTTCGATGCACGCGCGCCACTCTGGCGGTTCCGTCCGCCCGGGCGACACCGCAGGGACGCAGGTTGCCCCGCACGGGTGATCCCGTACCCCTTACGAGTGAAGAAGGCGGTCCTGTGTTGACGTCGGTCGCCGGTGGCGCCGCCGGCACGCCCCCGGACCGCGTCGGCACGTCCTTTCCCCGCCACCGGCGGGCCGCCGTCCCGGGAACGGCCCGTATGCTGCCGTACAGAGCAGACCGGACGGGTCGCGCGGGCGTGCGGACAGGACGGTCAGGGCGACAGGCAGTGAGGGAGCACGCGTGAAGGTCGGCTGCATCGGACTCGGCGACATCGCGCAGAAGGCGTACCTGCCGGTGCTCGGCTCACTGCCCGGCATCGAGCTCCACCTCCAGACCCGCACACCGGCCACCCTGGACCGGGTCGCCGACACCCTCCGCCTGCCCCGCGCACAGCGCCACCTCGACCTGGACGCCCTCCTCGCCACCGGGCTCGACGCGGCCTTCGTGCACGCGCCCACGGCGGTCCACCCCGACATCGTCGCCCGGCTGCTCCGGGCCGGCGTACCGACCTACGTGGACAAGCCGCTCGCCTACGAGCTCGCCGACTCCGAGCGGCTCGTCACGCTCGCCGAGGAAAGCGGGGTGTCCCTCGCCGTGGGCTTCAACCGGCGCTTCGCCCCCGGCTACGCGCAGTGCGCCGACCATCCCCGCGAGCTCGTCCTCATGCAGAAGAACCGGGTGGGACTGCCCGAGGAACCGCGCGCCATGATCCTCGACGACTTCATCCACGTCGTCGACACCCTGCGCTTCCTGGTCCCCGGCCCGGTCGACGACGTCACCGTGCGGGCCCGCGTCGAGGACGGACTGCTGCACCACGTCGTCCTCCAGCTCGCCGGACAGGGCTTCACCGCCCTCGGGGTGATGAACCGCCTCAGCGGATCCAACGAGGAGATCCTCGAGGTGTCCGGCCAGGACTCCAAGCGCCAGGTCGTCAATCTCTCCGAGGTGATCGACCACAAGGGCCAGCCGAGCGTGCGGCGCCGCGGCGACTGGGTGCCGGTGGCCCGCCAGCGCGGCATCGAACAGGCCGTCCTCGCCTTCCTGGACGCCGTACGCGCCGGCAAGGTGCTCAGCGCCCGGGACGCGCTGGCGACTCATGAACTGTGCGAGCGGGTGGTACGAGCGGTGCGGGAGCTGTCCGCCGCAGCCTGACCGCCCGCGCCCCCTCGGTGAGGCCGAGCGCCATTAGCACCAGCAGCGCCAGATGGACCGGCCAGTCGCCGTACCGGACGTAGGGCGTCACACCGTCGGCGAGCGGCACGCTGAACACGGCCGCCGTGCTCGCGTCCGTCCCCAGCCAGGAGCCCACCCGCCGGCCGCTCGGGTCGTACACGGCCGAGACACCGGTCAGCGTCGAGTGCACGAACGACCGCCCGGTCTCAGCGGCGCGCAGCGCGCCCAGCGAGGCGTGCTGCGCCGGCGCCCAGCTCTGCTGGAAGGAGGAGGTCGAGGACTGCGCGACCACCACGTCCGCGCCGTCCTCGGCGAGATGCCGGCTCATGTCGGGGAACGCCGTCTCGAAGCACACCATCGGCCCGATGCGCAGCCCGGCCCCCGCGTCCATCACGACCTGCCCCGTGCCGCGCCGCCGGTCCTCCCCGGCCGCCTTGCCGACCGAGGTGGCCCAGCCCAGCAGCGAGCGGGCCGGTATGTACTCGCCGAACGGCACGAGCCGCATCTTGTCGTACCGGTCGCCGGTGGGACCGCCCGCTCCGACGAGGATCGAGCTCTTGTAGATCCCCGGCCGGTCGGAGCGCCGCGCGTCGACGTTCACGAGGATGTCGGCGCCGGTCGACCGCGCCAGCGCCGCGATGCGCCGGGCCAGGTCGGGCCGGTCGGCGAGGTCGTAGCCGACACTGCTCTCGCCCCACACGATCAGGTCCACGTCCTGCCCGACCAGGCGCCGGGTCAGCTGCTCCTCGCGGTCGAAGCGCCGGTCGGGCCCGTCGATCACGCCCGCCTGCACGACGGCGATCCGGGTCTGCCCCTCGGTCTCGGGCCGCGGCGACCACACCCAGGCGGCCGAGGCGGTCGCGGCGGTGGCGACGAGACCGGCCATGGCGGGCCCCCGGGAGGCGGGGACGCAGACCAGGACCGCGGCCGACACGTTGACCGCCACCACCAGGAAGCTCAGCAGCCACACCCCGCCGACGGAGGCGAGCCGCAGCGCGGGCTCCACCTGCCACTGACTGGCGCCCAGCATGCCCCAGGGCCCACCGAGCCCCTGCCAGGACCGGACGAGCTCGATCGCCAGCCAGGCCGAGGGCAGCACCAGCAGCGCGGCCCACACCCGCCCGCGCCCCGGAACGGCCCCCTCGGCCAGGAACCGGCGCACCAGCCACGCCCACGGCGCCCACAGGGCGCCCAGCAACGCGGCTATGACCAAGGTGAACACGTTCAGGCTCGGCAGCAGCCAGTGGTGCATGGCCAGCATGAAACCGAATCCGCCGGCCCATCCGTCGTACGCGGCCCGTCCGGCCGTGGGTGCGGAGCGGGCCAGCAGGATCCACGGGACGAGCGCGAAGTAGGCCCACCACCACAGCGCCGGGGCGGGGAACGCGAGCACGGGCAGCGCGCCGGCGAGGGCCGCGACGGCCGTACGCCGCCAGGGGGAGGTGAGCCAGTCTCCGAACGTCTTCATACGGCACCTCCTTACCCGCGATGGGTGCCTTCAGTGTGCGCGCACCGGACGATCTCCGACAGAGCACGATCCGGCCCGCCCGGCGCTACCGGGACACCCCGCCCGCCGCGCGCGCGGGACCCCGTCCGTTCAGCCGGGCAGCCGCCGCCACTTCTCCCGGACCACCACCTCGCGCACCCGCCATCCCTCCGGCGTGCGCAGCAGCGCGAAGCCGTACCGGCCGCCGCAGACGAAGTCCGGCGCACCGGCCGCCGCGTCCTGCGCACCCTCGGCCAGCCGCATCGGATTGACGTAGTCGGCCTGGACCCGGGCCGTGTCGCCCGTGTCGTGCTCCAGGACGCCGAAGCTCACCCGCCGGTTGACGATGAGGTGCTGCCGCATCGCGAACAGCCGCATGGTCTCCGCGAGCCACGAGGCGACGTCCCCGGCCGCCCCCTCGATACCGCCGGCCGACCGGTAGTCCGCCCGCCCGTCCGGCGTGAACAGCCGCCGGTACGCCGTCCAGTCACCGTCGTCGACCGCCACCGCGTAGTCGGTGACCAGCCCGTCCACGGCCAGCCGGTCCATCACGGCTGCGAGCTCCACACGCTGCGTCATGGCCCGAGTGTTGGGCACACGGGCCGCACAGCCAAGATGCGTGCGCTCATCGATCCGGCGTCTACGGTCCGGGACGCGCCCGCCCGCACAAATTCGGTGGCCGCGCGGCCACCCGGACGGCCAGGCTGCTCCCGTGAACGACCCGAACACGACGACGAGCCCGAACGACACGAGGAACCCGCAGGCGCCCAGCACCCCGCCACCCGTCCCCGACGAGCAGGAACCCAGGTTCCGCGTCCGGGCCGCCCACACCGGCTCCACGATCACCGTCTACCAGGCGTACCGCCCGAAGATCGGCAACCCGGCAGCCCGCAACGGCCGCTTCCCTCCGTCCTGGAGCCGGGAACGCATGACATGGATCAAGCCCAGTTTCCTGTGGATGATGTACCGCTGCGGGTGGGGCACGAAGGAGGGGCAGGAGACCGTTCTTGCCGTGGAGATCGGCCGGGAGGGCTTCGAGTGGGCGCTGCGGCACGCCTGTCTGTCGCACTTCGTACCCGAGCTGCACACCGACCGCGACGAGTGGAAACGCCAGTTGAGGCGGGCTCCGGCGCGGGTGCAGTGGGATCCGGAGCGCGATCTGCGGTTGCAGCCCCTGCCGTACCGGTCGTTGCAGCTGGGACTCGCGGGTGAGGCGACCGTGCGGTACGCGGACGAGTGGATCGTCGGCATCGAGGATGTGACACCCCTGGCACGAGAGATCCACGCCCACGTACAGGCCGGCGAACTGGACCGAGCCGCCGCGCTGTTGCCCCGGGAGCGACCGTATCCGCTGGCGGAGGACGTGCTGACGCACCTGCGGCGGTAGGTGGTTCGCCTTGTGTTCAGGGCACCGTCCGCGGGGCCGGCCCTCCGCACGGACGGGTCGTTCGGCGGCGTCGAGTGCGGGGCGACGGCCTTCGCTGCGGGCTGCGTACTGTGGCCGCGTGCCCTTCTTCGCCTTCCACGACACCGAACGCTTTCACGGCGAGCCGGAACCCGGCCCCGGGGTGCGGGTGTCCTTCATGCCCGACGAACCGGCCGCTGCCCGTGAGCGCGGTACGCGTACCGGACGACCGTCCGACCTGCCCCCGGTCGGTAACGAGGGTCTGATGGTGAACGAGATCGCCACGGACGTCCCCCGGTGGCCGTCCAGCCTGTGGCGCGTGGCCGATCTCGAACCGATGCGGCCGATACCGGCCCACCGGTGGATCCGGTGCCGCGCCTTCACCGTCACCGAGCAGGTCCCCGCCTGGCTGGTCGCCGGACCGCACGGCGAGGCCGTGGAACAGGTGATCACCCTGACCCGCGCACTGACCGGCGCCCAGGCCGAAGCCCTCGCCGCGCTGCCGGACGAAGGCGAGGACCCCCTGAAACGAACCCTGTGGGCCCGCTGGTCGCGGAGGCACCACAGCGGCTCCCCGGTCGGATGCGCCCTCACGACCCTCCACCGGGTCGTCGCGGAGGCCGCCCGCCAGGTGGGCCCGCACCTGTTCGGTCCGGACGAGGACGACGGGGTCGAGGTGCTCGAGGATCCCGCCTGGCTGAGTGCCTTCGGCGCGGCGTACGCGGCCGCACTGGCGCTCGGCGCCCCCGACCTGCTCGCGTCCGAGGAGAACGCGGTGCTCGCCCGCCGCTGGACCACCGTGTTCGGCACACCCGACGTGCCCGGACAGCAGCCCGCGTGAAGTCCACGACGCGCTCCGCCGGAGTGCGTTACGTGCGTGAGCCGCCGTCGCCGTCGGCCGAAGGCACGTGGGGGATCGCCGAGGTGGGGTCGAAGCCCGCGAAAGCCAGGCCGATGACGAAGCCCGCCACCTCCTCCGGTTGGCGGACGCGGTCCAGTCCTCCCAGGGTCGCCGGAATGCCGCCGACATCACGGACCAGTTCGCCCACGACGTCCAGCGCCGCCGGGTCGTCGCCGCACATCGCCACGGTCACGGCGGGGCGGCCGTCCTGCGACGGGGCCGTCCACCGCGCGGCGGGGAAG is part of the Streptomyces asoensis genome and harbors:
- a CDS encoding ABC transporter substrate-binding protein codes for the protein MFNRNRSLQQMAAIVSISLVAGCSLLGEESSDDAGPIVVGTTSAPSTLDPAAAWDGSWELFRNIYQTLLSYPNGATSPQPDAAKSCTFTDATSRTYKCELREGLKFSNGDPLDAKAVKYSIDRIRTINAATGPNGLLGSLDSVETKGAAEVLFRLKEADATFPFVLATPGMSIVDPDDYPAKGLRKEDGIVGSGPYRLQSYDEGKQSVLVRNDNYKGLAERKNDAVTIRYFQDSGEMVKALRGHDIDITYQGLAADDIVALDTKSAANEGLQLIEGAGSNINYLVFNPKDPWSDKLAVRRAVAQVVDRAAIAHEVYKDTVEPLYSMVPSGLTGHTTSYFDSFGEPSKAKAREILTKAGITETVPLTLWYTTDRYGSDTALEFKEIKRQLDASGLFSVTLKSRPWNTYVVGYQKGEYPVFGRGWAPDFPDPDNFVAPFVGDQNALGTPYPAKEITQVLLPRSRQESDRARVVQDFEDAQQVLVEDARLLPLWQGKQYLASSEDVSGGERSLDPSTIMMMWELSRKTSW
- the ung gene encoding uracil-DNA glycosylase, which translates into the protein MTDIAMLPESWRGVLGDELQQPYFKELTEFVEGERAAGPVYPPREEVFAALDATPYERVKVLVLGQDPYHGEGQGHGLCFSVRPGVKIPPSLRNIYKEMHAELGTPIPDNGYLMPWARQGVLLLNAVLTVRSGEANSHKGKGWEKFTDAVIRAVADRPDPAVFVLWGNYAQKKLPLIDETRHIVVKGAHPSPLSAKKFFGSRPFTQIDAAVAQQGHEPIDWTVPNLADQA
- a CDS encoding Gfo/Idh/MocA family protein, encoding MKVGCIGLGDIAQKAYLPVLGSLPGIELHLQTRTPATLDRVADTLRLPRAQRHLDLDALLATGLDAAFVHAPTAVHPDIVARLLRAGVPTYVDKPLAYELADSERLVTLAEESGVSLAVGFNRRFAPGYAQCADHPRELVLMQKNRVGLPEEPRAMILDDFIHVVDTLRFLVPGPVDDVTVRARVEDGLLHHVVLQLAGQGFTALGVMNRLSGSNEEILEVSGQDSKRQVVNLSEVIDHKGQPSVRRRGDWVPVARQRGIEQAVLAFLDAVRAGKVLSARDALATHELCERVVRAVRELSAAA
- the lnt gene encoding apolipoprotein N-acyltransferase → MKTFGDWLTSPWRRTAVAALAGALPVLAFPAPALWWWAYFALVPWILLARSAPTAGRAAYDGWAGGFGFMLAMHHWLLPSLNVFTLVIAALLGALWAPWAWLVRRFLAEGAVPGRGRVWAALLVLPSAWLAIELVRSWQGLGGPWGMLGASQWQVEPALRLASVGGVWLLSFLVVAVNVSAAVLVCVPASRGPAMAGLVATAATASAAWVWSPRPETEGQTRIAVVQAGVIDGPDRRFDREEQLTRRLVGQDVDLIVWGESSVGYDLADRPDLARRIAALARSTGADILVNVDARRSDRPGIYKSSILVGAGGPTGDRYDKMRLVPFGEYIPARSLLGWATSVGKAAGEDRRRGTGQVVMDAGAGLRIGPMVCFETAFPDMSRHLAEDGADVVVAQSSTSSFQQSWAPAQHASLGALRAAETGRSFVHSTLTGVSAVYDPSGRRVGSWLGTDASTAAVFSVPLADGVTPYVRYGDWPVHLALLVLMALGLTEGARAVRLRRTAPAPLVPPARTVHESPARPGR
- a CDS encoding nuclear transport factor 2 family protein — its product is MTQRVELAAVMDRLAVDGLVTDYAVAVDDGDWTAYRRLFTPDGRADYRSAGGIEGAAGDVASWLAETMRLFAMRQHLIVNRRVSFGVLEHDTGDTARVQADYVNPMRLAEGAQDAAAGAPDFVCGGRYGFALLRTPEGWRVREVVVREKWRRLPG
- a CDS encoding DUF4291 domain-containing protein yields the protein MNDPNTTTSPNDTRNPQAPSTPPPVPDEQEPRFRVRAAHTGSTITVYQAYRPKIGNPAARNGRFPPSWSRERMTWIKPSFLWMMYRCGWGTKEGQETVLAVEIGREGFEWALRHACLSHFVPELHTDRDEWKRQLRRAPARVQWDPERDLRLQPLPYRSLQLGLAGEATVRYADEWIVGIEDVTPLAREIHAHVQAGELDRAAALLPRERPYPLAEDVLTHLRR
- a CDS encoding NADPH-dependent F420 reductase, yielding MPGTTWRSADGVEDVLGSVGAADGVLDGTPLIDPTNAVTHGVGTLLTGNGESMAGRIAELAPGARVVKAFHLFPAARWTAPSQDGRPAVTVAMCGDDPAALDVVGELVRDVGGIPATLGGLDRVRQPEEVAGFVIGLAFAGFDPTSAIPHVPSADGDGGSRT